A genomic window from Halogeometricum sp. S3BR5-2 includes:
- a CDS encoding IclR family transcriptional regulator, with protein MNINNGGRQLRTTMTSLEVIEKLRELDGARVTELAEVLDLSPSTVHAHLSTLAGANYVVKSGDIYHLGLQFLELADYVRNRRNAYRTAESYTDRLARETECRAVFAVEENGRGVYMYTYSGEHAVWKYSTVGKRFYLHQTAVGKAILSRLPEERVIAIIEEWGLPTGTANTITDRSDLLEELKVIRDRGVSFNNEEQLEGVKAVGVPVDGSDGRVAGAFSVASPANRMTEDRFEEEIPKILLGVANEFELENSMS; from the coding sequence ATGAACATCAACAATGGCGGTCGGCAGCTGCGGACCACGATGACCTCGCTCGAGGTCATAGAGAAGTTACGCGAGTTGGACGGCGCTCGAGTAACGGAGCTCGCGGAGGTACTCGATCTCTCACCGAGCACCGTTCACGCACACCTCTCGACCCTCGCCGGCGCGAATTACGTCGTCAAGTCGGGCGACATCTACCACCTCGGCCTCCAGTTCCTCGAACTGGCGGACTACGTTCGCAACAGGAGAAACGCCTACAGGACCGCCGAATCGTACACCGACCGACTCGCACGGGAGACGGAGTGTCGGGCTGTCTTCGCCGTCGAAGAGAACGGACGAGGCGTCTACATGTACACTTACTCCGGGGAACACGCCGTCTGGAAGTACTCCACCGTTGGCAAGCGGTTTTACCTTCACCAGACCGCCGTCGGAAAGGCCATCCTCTCTCGTCTCCCCGAAGAACGAGTCATCGCTATCATCGAAGAGTGGGGACTCCCGACGGGCACAGCGAACACCATCACCGACCGGTCCGACCTGCTCGAGGAACTGAAGGTCATTCGGGATCGGGGCGTCTCGTTCAATAACGAGGAACAACTGGAGGGGGTAAAGGCAGTCGGCGTCCCCGTGGACGGCTCTGACGGTCGTGTCGCCGGTGCCTTCAGCGTCGCCAGTCCCGCGAATCGGATGACCGAAGATCGGTTCGAAGAGGAAATCCCGAAAATTCTCCTCGGTGTCGCCAACGAGTTCGAACTCGAGAACTCGATGTCCTGA
- a CDS encoding SDR family NAD(P)-dependent oxidoreductase, protein MQEDSTALVTGGGRGIGQAICVELARRGADIVVADLNPNEMQETVDLVDTENQRACAVETNVTDLESVESTVETALEEFGSVEYLVNNAGIAGPTALCESIDSKEWDDTLDVNLRGAFYTCRTLLPSMKARSYGRIVNVASVTGKRPLTQRTPYAASKMGLIGFTRTLAAEVGDHDINVNAICPGSVDGPRIQRVFEEKAEATGRSYGAVRSDAESQSPRNELVNREDVANTVAFLCSSDADRMTGQDLNVSAGKVMY, encoded by the coding sequence ATGCAGGAAGACAGCACAGCCCTAGTTACCGGTGGCGGCCGTGGTATCGGCCAAGCCATCTGCGTCGAGCTGGCACGACGCGGGGCCGACATCGTCGTCGCCGATCTCAACCCCAACGAGATGCAGGAGACCGTCGACCTCGTCGACACCGAAAACCAGCGTGCTTGCGCGGTCGAGACCAACGTTACCGACCTCGAATCCGTCGAATCGACGGTCGAGACCGCACTCGAAGAGTTCGGCAGCGTGGAGTACCTCGTCAACAACGCCGGTATTGCGGGACCGACCGCGCTGTGTGAGTCCATCGACTCGAAAGAGTGGGACGATACCCTCGATGTGAACCTTCGGGGGGCGTTCTACACCTGTCGAACGCTGCTTCCATCGATGAAAGCACGGTCGTACGGCCGCATTGTCAACGTCGCCTCGGTGACGGGAAAACGACCGCTCACACAGCGGACACCGTACGCGGCCTCGAAGATGGGGCTCATCGGATTCACGAGGACGCTCGCGGCCGAGGTCGGCGACCACGACATCAACGTCAACGCGATCTGTCCGGGGTCGGTCGACGGCCCTCGTATCCAGCGAGTCTTTGAGGAGAAGGCAGAGGCGACGGGCCGATCCTACGGGGCGGTCCGATCGGATGCCGAGAGTCAGAGCCCTCGAAACGAACTGGTCAACAGAGAGGACGTCGCGAACACGGTCGCGTTCCTCTGCTCCTCCGACGCCGACCGGATGACTGGACAGGACCTCAACGTCTCAGCGGGCAAAGTGATGTACTGA
- a CDS encoding bacterio-opsin activator domain-containing protein — protein sequence MPSSDSILDTSSVLLVGTSDWLAQFATALETRTAATVRRVETKADALAAFRNRTLDCLVTEYAFGEATGLELLREIRTETTVFPVIVATASGSEAIASEAIGAGVTDYVALTDSSERTTTELLERTERAIRSAQRSTTRSDRARQFDAIFNDSRTATWVLDPDGSLARVNQTAREMIDEDVGAIVGEPFWTLPWWSQTDTTEAEIHRIIDEALGGTFGNVVVSQSSRLDDPRVVDLSVRPVENERGDLVSIVVEGVDITERVDLERNLRRSEELHRVTLNNMTDTVLITDESGEYTYVCPNVHFIFGYTAAEIRELGTVDELLGDDLFAREELAAEGVLKNIETTAIDKAGREHTLLVNVREVSIQDGTLLFSCREITKRKQREEALATLQETARDFLYAETHREIAQHVVDDTLGVLNLDASAVYLFDADANDLEPVAYSETMRELNGPLPTVHADGATLPSYSFVEDEALFFDDVHDANLLENRATDLRSVSYIPLGDHGVFVAGSNEVGIFDDVTRELADLLAATAEAALDRVSRESRLRAQDRTLHAQNEQLTALNRTNETIREIDQAIVQAETREEIDHTVCELLTADDRFRFAWIGTIDSTTGTVEPRAWAGTDQGYLDSRSFAIAASGTDPAGQTAATGEVTTVSNVAAGLREDAWRKDALARDYLSVLSIPLAYNDLTHGVLTVYAPTRDAFDDTAKAVLAELGETIASALSAIERKNALLTTSMTRVEFAVDDSAFVLSRLAKNASCTLSYQGGVQQSTEGSYVFVTVEDAPLEDVADAASQLVAIDDVQQISADRDGGVLRLRLTQPFLALELADHGAVFREATADPTTTTLVIDIPSSSDLRTITQLVRKTFSSVELRSKQTLDQSIEHDLYSTFLDRLTDRQLEVVQTAYYSGFFESPRENTGEDIATTLGISPPAFYKHVRTVQRKLFETLFEETTLST from the coding sequence ATGCCGTCTTCGGATTCCATCCTCGATACGTCGTCCGTGCTGCTCGTCGGAACGAGCGACTGGCTCGCCCAGTTTGCGACGGCGCTCGAAACGCGAACGGCTGCGACCGTCCGGCGAGTCGAAACCAAGGCCGACGCGCTGGCCGCCTTTCGGAATCGAACCCTGGACTGTCTCGTCACCGAGTACGCGTTCGGCGAAGCGACCGGGCTCGAACTGCTCAGAGAGATTCGCACCGAGACCACCGTCTTCCCGGTGATCGTCGCCACCGCTTCCGGGAGTGAAGCCATCGCCAGCGAGGCGATCGGTGCCGGGGTGACCGACTACGTCGCGCTGACGGACTCATCCGAGCGGACGACGACGGAGCTACTCGAACGGACGGAGCGCGCGATCCGATCCGCGCAGCGATCGACCACGCGAAGCGACCGCGCCAGACAGTTCGACGCGATTTTCAACGACTCGCGGACGGCGACGTGGGTCCTCGACCCCGACGGCTCGCTCGCCCGCGTGAACCAGACGGCGCGAGAGATGATCGACGAGGACGTCGGCGCCATCGTCGGCGAACCGTTCTGGACGCTTCCGTGGTGGTCGCAGACCGACACGACGGAGGCGGAGATTCACCGAATCATCGACGAGGCGCTCGGCGGTACGTTCGGTAACGTCGTCGTCTCCCAGTCGTCACGTCTCGACGACCCGCGCGTCGTCGACCTCTCCGTACGACCGGTCGAGAACGAGCGCGGCGACCTCGTTTCCATCGTCGTCGAGGGCGTGGACATCACCGAACGCGTCGACCTCGAACGTAACCTTCGTCGATCCGAGGAACTCCACCGTGTGACGCTCAACAACATGACGGATACCGTCCTCATCACGGACGAATCCGGGGAGTACACGTACGTCTGCCCTAACGTCCACTTCATCTTCGGCTACACGGCCGCGGAGATCCGCGAACTAGGAACGGTCGACGAACTCCTCGGTGACGACCTCTTCGCCCGGGAGGAGCTCGCAGCGGAGGGCGTCCTCAAGAACATCGAGACGACCGCGATCGACAAAGCCGGTCGCGAGCACACGCTGTTGGTCAACGTTCGCGAAGTCTCGATTCAGGACGGCACGCTTCTCTTCAGCTGTCGCGAAATCACGAAACGCAAGCAACGCGAGGAAGCGCTGGCGACGCTCCAAGAGACCGCCCGGGATTTCCTGTACGCCGAAACGCACCGCGAAATCGCCCAACACGTCGTCGACGACACGCTCGGGGTGCTCAACCTCGACGCCAGCGCGGTCTATCTCTTCGATGCTGACGCCAACGACCTCGAACCCGTCGCGTACTCCGAGACGATGCGGGAACTGAACGGTCCGCTCCCGACTGTCCACGCCGATGGAGCAACCCTTCCGAGCTACAGCTTCGTCGAGGACGAAGCCCTCTTCTTCGACGACGTCCACGACGCGAATCTCCTCGAGAACCGGGCGACGGACCTCCGGAGCGTGAGTTACATTCCACTCGGCGATCACGGCGTGTTCGTCGCGGGATCGAACGAGGTCGGTATCTTCGACGACGTGACCAGAGAGCTAGCCGACCTGCTCGCGGCGACCGCCGAGGCGGCGCTCGACCGCGTCTCTCGCGAATCGCGACTCCGAGCGCAAGACCGCACGCTCCACGCGCAAAACGAACAACTGACCGCCCTGAACCGAACGAACGAGACGATTCGAGAGATCGACCAAGCTATCGTCCAAGCGGAGACGCGCGAAGAGATCGATCACACGGTCTGTGAACTGCTGACGGCCGACGACCGATTCCGATTCGCGTGGATCGGAACGATCGACTCGACGACGGGGACCGTCGAGCCGCGAGCCTGGGCGGGTACCGATCAGGGGTATCTGGACAGCCGTTCGTTCGCGATCGCCGCCTCGGGGACCGACCCGGCCGGACAGACCGCGGCGACGGGCGAGGTGACAACGGTCTCGAACGTCGCTGCCGGCCTTCGGGAGGACGCGTGGCGAAAGGATGCGCTCGCTCGCGACTATCTCTCCGTATTGAGTATCCCTCTCGCGTACAACGACCTCACGCACGGGGTGCTCACAGTCTACGCGCCGACTCGAGACGCGTTCGACGACACGGCGAAGGCCGTGCTGGCCGAACTCGGCGAAACCATCGCGTCGGCGCTCAGTGCGATCGAACGGAAGAACGCACTGCTCACCACGTCGATGACTCGCGTCGAGTTCGCGGTCGACGACTCGGCGTTCGTTCTCTCACGGCTCGCGAAGAACGCGTCGTGCACGCTCTCGTATCAAGGCGGCGTCCAGCAGTCCACCGAGGGGAGCTACGTGTTCGTCACGGTCGAAGACGCACCGTTAGAAGACGTCGCCGACGCCGCATCGCAACTGGTCGCGATCGACGACGTCCAGCAGATCAGCGCCGACCGTGACGGCGGCGTCCTCCGGTTGCGTCTCACGCAGCCGTTTCTCGCCTTGGAATTAGCCGATCACGGCGCCGTGTTCCGCGAGGCGACCGCCGACCCCACCACCACGACGCTCGTCATCGATATTCCGAGCAGCAGCGATCTGAGAACGATCACGCAACTCGTTCGCAAGACGTTTTCCAGCGTCGAACTCCGGTCGAAGCAGACGCTCGATCAATCGATCGAACACGACCTTTACTCGACGTTCCTCGATAGGCTGACCGACCGGCAACTCGAAGTCGTCCAGACGGCCTACTACAGCGGCTTCTTCGAGTCACCGCGCGAGAACACCGGCGAAGATATCGCGACGACGCTCGGTATCTCCCCGCCCGCGTTCTACAAGCACGTTCGGACCGTCCAGCGAAAACTGTTCGAGACGCTCTTCGAGGAGACGACGCTCTCCACCTGA
- a CDS encoding 3-keto-5-aminohexanoate cleavage protein — protein MPYSGYEDYFDRKLIISVATTGGHHGKEANPNLPTQPVEVAQDVAACEEAGASIVHLHARDEDGEKTKSVARYQELVDAIDEYCDDIIVNFTTGGGGIYPREERIAPVLETEPRPEVATVDLGPINFGQTRTAENTREQNEEYAERMREAGVKPELELFNPGHIPEAEHLIDQGLLEEPYWATVIFGMQNGMPPGPRNLEAFVDNLPDPVEWQCLAVGKHQLPMTTAAITMGGHVRVGMEDNVYYRKGELAESNAQLVRRTARIADELERPIASPTETREMLGL, from the coding sequence ATGCCGTACAGTGGCTACGAAGATTACTTCGACCGAAAGCTCATCATCTCTGTCGCGACGACCGGTGGACACCACGGAAAGGAGGCGAACCCGAACCTCCCGACCCAGCCCGTCGAAGTGGCACAGGACGTCGCCGCCTGCGAGGAGGCAGGGGCGTCCATCGTCCACCTCCACGCCCGTGACGAAGACGGCGAGAAGACGAAATCGGTTGCCAGGTACCAGGAGCTCGTGGACGCGATTGACGAGTACTGCGACGACATCATCGTCAACTTCACTACAGGCGGTGGTGGCATCTACCCGCGGGAAGAGCGCATCGCTCCGGTGCTCGAGACGGAGCCGCGCCCGGAGGTCGCGACCGTCGACTTGGGCCCCATCAACTTCGGCCAGACGCGGACAGCCGAGAACACGCGCGAGCAGAACGAGGAATACGCCGAGCGAATGCGCGAGGCCGGTGTCAAGCCCGAACTCGAACTGTTCAACCCGGGTCACATCCCGGAGGCCGAACACCTCATCGACCAGGGTCTACTAGAGGAACCCTACTGGGCGACGGTCATCTTCGGGATGCAAAACGGGATGCCGCCCGGCCCCCGGAACCTGGAGGCCTTCGTCGACAACCTGCCCGACCCCGTCGAGTGGCAGTGTCTCGCAGTCGGCAAGCACCAACTCCCGATGACAACCGCGGCCATCACGATGGGGGGCCACGTCCGCGTCGGGATGGAAGACAACGTCTACTACCGGAAAGGTGAGCTCGCCGAGAGCAACGCACAGCTCGTCCGCCGTACCGCTCGTATCGCGGACGAACTTGAACGACCTATCGCGTCTCCCACAGAGACCCGAGAGATGCTGGGGCTCTGA
- a CDS encoding sugar ABC transporter ATP-binding protein, whose amino-acid sequence MASQTHTNVADADRDSPTGGNDHSFRVEGISKSFRHVQALKDVSLAVDHGEVIGLVGENGAGKSTLLNILTGVLEADEGRLYVDGEAVTFTSPREAANYGVSLVHQEQDVITTMRGYENLYLGREMEQFGVLKKEQMREEAQAFVDDLGINIDVDERVRNYTFNERQMLEIAKAFHVSQKSENPVILLDEPTAGLEESGREILFDLVDDLRDRATFVFVSHELDEVLQISDRIYVLKDGERVDDTTAAEATTDSLQQAMVGRETADEYYRVPDQQRETDLGETTLTVNEVVHEDAVGPISFSVRAGEIFGIVGVEGSGKQRLGRLLAGDLSTADGSISVDGTTLQSPTVSDMVDAGVGYIPKDRKSEGLLLYQSVLVNTSLAMVRDMHGNMPLLDLDAEEKATLDAIEELSIKTPGPDALVHGLSGGNQQKVVIARWLAQETPVLVMDNVTRGIDVGAKEEVYRLCRELTDQGVSIVFIGDELPEVIGMSNRIAVMAKGEFVGEPFDASPGNKPTEEDLIQEMI is encoded by the coding sequence ATGGCATCACAGACACACACTAACGTCGCGGACGCAGACCGAGACAGTCCGACTGGCGGGAACGATCACAGCTTCCGCGTCGAGGGCATCTCGAAGTCGTTTCGCCACGTGCAGGCTCTCAAAGACGTGTCGCTGGCGGTCGACCACGGCGAGGTCATCGGTCTGGTCGGAGAGAACGGCGCAGGCAAGAGCACGCTACTGAACATCCTGACCGGCGTGTTGGAGGCCGACGAGGGCCGGTTGTACGTCGACGGGGAAGCGGTCACGTTCACGAGTCCGCGCGAGGCAGCGAACTACGGCGTCTCGCTCGTCCACCAAGAACAGGACGTTATCACGACCATGCGGGGGTACGAGAACCTCTACCTCGGGCGCGAGATGGAGCAGTTCGGGGTCCTCAAGAAAGAACAGATGCGCGAGGAGGCCCAGGCCTTCGTCGACGACTTGGGCATCAACATCGACGTGGACGAGCGCGTGCGCAACTATACGTTCAACGAGCGCCAGATGCTCGAGATCGCGAAGGCGTTCCACGTCTCTCAGAAGTCCGAGAACCCCGTCATCCTCCTCGACGAGCCGACGGCCGGGCTCGAGGAGAGCGGCCGGGAGATTCTCTTCGATCTCGTGGACGACCTCCGAGACCGGGCGACGTTCGTTTTCGTCTCCCACGAACTCGACGAGGTGTTGCAGATCTCCGACCGGATCTACGTCCTCAAGGACGGGGAGCGCGTCGACGACACCACTGCGGCCGAAGCGACCACGGATTCGCTGCAGCAGGCGATGGTCGGCCGGGAGACCGCCGACGAGTACTATCGAGTCCCCGACCAACAGCGTGAGACCGACCTCGGCGAGACGACGCTGACCGTCAACGAGGTCGTTCACGAAGACGCGGTCGGTCCGATATCCTTCTCAGTCCGTGCGGGGGAGATATTCGGTATCGTCGGCGTCGAGGGCTCGGGCAAGCAGCGGTTAGGCCGCCTCCTTGCGGGAGATCTCAGCACGGCTGATGGCTCGATATCCGTCGACGGCACCACACTGCAGAGCCCGACGGTCTCCGACATGGTCGACGCGGGCGTCGGCTACATTCCGAAAGACCGGAAATCGGAGGGCTTGCTACTCTACCAGTCGGTGTTAGTCAACACCTCTCTGGCGATGGTTCGAGACATGCACGGCAACATGCCGCTGCTCGATCTGGACGCCGAGGAGAAAGCGACCCTCGACGCCATCGAGGAGCTGTCGATCAAGACGCCGGGACCCGACGCGCTGGTGCACGGCCTGAGCGGCGGGAACCAGCAGAAGGTCGTTATCGCTCGCTGGCTAGCGCAAGAGACCCCGGTGCTCGTGATGGACAACGTGACTCGGGGCATCGACGTCGGTGCCAAAGAGGAGGTGTACCGTCTCTGCCGTGAACTGACCGACCAGGGCGTCTCGATCGTCTTCATCGGCGACGAACTGCCCGAAGTCATCGGTATGTCCAACCGTATCGCCGTGATGGCGAAAGGCGAGTTCGTCGGCGAGCCCTTCGACGCCTCGCCGGGCAACAAACCGACCGAAGAAGACCTGATACAGGAGATGATTTGA
- a CDS encoding substrate-binding domain-containing protein, which yields MVRDSSNQSRRQFIRKSAVGGSAIALGGLAGCVGGSGGGGSSTSSGGSGGSGGGGSSTSMGSIANRQNSYWLSWEKGYLEACEAFGYETNVQTNNGEVQTQQQQFDTAVSNNADFIVGQTYTNAAAITLAETLVESGTPGVLAVTIADWYVPQDAGNEYVTFFTPHFVNHAYSAAKMLFEAMGGSGTFVHIEGNRGTAPNIGRNKGVDLAMEEYPDIEMAGPRQPGNFIRSDARSVMNDKVSQFGDDIDGYFGQNDAVALGGLTILEENDIDVPVVGIDASEPGLAAVAEERMTGTVSGMGPWQAGWSVAKCHDYINGHALSPAEKMMSFNAPVCVKNPDEWTDTVDRLPVVDAADYNEAIFSGETPYDWKKMSVVESGEDAWDPQIDMQPMGLEDMKQVLDWKEADKPNDYSLPGVYTDDAAQKETTQLYTDRFQSNPLE from the coding sequence ATGGTACGAGATAGCAGTAATCAGTCGAGGCGCCAGTTTATCAGGAAAAGCGCCGTTGGCGGGTCCGCGATCGCACTGGGCGGCCTGGCCGGATGTGTAGGTGGCTCGGGCGGTGGCGGGTCGTCGACGTCCTCGGGCGGTTCAGGTGGCTCGGGCGGTGGCGGGTCGTCGACTTCGATGGGGTCCATCGCCAACCGACAGAACTCCTACTGGCTCAGCTGGGAGAAGGGTTATCTCGAGGCTTGCGAGGCCTTCGGCTACGAGACGAACGTCCAAACGAACAACGGCGAGGTTCAGACGCAGCAACAGCAGTTCGACACAGCGGTGTCGAACAACGCGGACTTCATCGTCGGGCAGACCTACACCAACGCCGCCGCAATCACGCTCGCGGAGACGCTGGTGGAGTCGGGCACTCCGGGTGTACTTGCGGTCACAATCGCCGATTGGTACGTCCCGCAGGATGCCGGCAACGAGTACGTGACGTTCTTCACGCCCCACTTCGTCAACCACGCCTACAGCGCCGCAAAGATGCTGTTCGAGGCGATGGGCGGCAGCGGGACGTTCGTCCACATCGAGGGCAACCGGGGCACGGCCCCGAACATCGGCCGGAACAAGGGTGTCGACTTGGCGATGGAGGAGTATCCCGACATCGAGATGGCGGGACCACGCCAGCCGGGCAACTTCATCCGCTCGGACGCTCGCTCGGTCATGAACGACAAGGTCTCCCAGTTCGGGGACGATATCGACGGCTACTTCGGCCAGAACGACGCCGTCGCGCTGGGCGGGCTCACTATCCTCGAGGAGAACGACATCGATGTGCCCGTCGTCGGCATCGACGCCAGCGAGCCCGGGCTTGCGGCCGTCGCCGAGGAGCGGATGACCGGCACCGTCTCGGGCATGGGTCCGTGGCAGGCCGGCTGGTCGGTCGCGAAGTGTCACGACTACATCAACGGACACGCGCTCAGCCCCGCGGAGAAGATGATGTCGTTCAACGCGCCGGTCTGTGTAAAGAACCCGGACGAGTGGACCGACACGGTCGACCGGCTTCCGGTCGTCGACGCCGCCGACTACAACGAGGCCATCTTCTCGGGCGAGACGCCCTACGACTGGAAGAAGATGTCCGTCGTAGAATCCGGCGAGGACGCCTGGGACCCCCAGATCGACATGCAGCCCATGGGTCTCGAGGACATGAAGCAGGTCCTCGACTGGAAGGAGGCAGACAAGCCGAACGACTACAGCCTGCCGGGCGTTTACACCGACGACGCCGCCCAGAAGGAAACGACCCAGCTATACACGGATCGATTCCAATCGAACCCCCTCGAATAA
- the gdhB gene encoding glutamate dehydrogenase GdhB has protein sequence MASQPETTRGETDDAAAVSTESESTLETARRQLSHAADYLDIDPSIVERLKHPKKVHEVTVPIKRDDGTVEVFSGYRAQHDSVRGPFKGGLRYHPDVTRDECVGLGMWMTWKCAVMNIPFGGAKGGIAIDPKELSTAEKERLTRRFAQEIRDVIGPNQDIPAPDMGTDPQTMAWLMDAYSMQEGETIPGVVTGKPPVIGGSEGREEAPGRSVAIITQLVCEHYDRPLGDATVAIQGYGSVGANAARLLDEWGATVVAISDVNGAMYDPSGIDTAAVPSHDEEPEAVTTYADEVISNEELLTLDVDVLIPAALGNVITAENAAAIAADFVVEGANGPTTSAADSTLAERDIAVIPDILANAGGVTVSYFEWLQDINRRAWSLDRVNDELEAEMQTAWNAVQTEFERRDVTWRDAAYIVALSRIAEAHEARGLWP, from the coding sequence ATGGCCTCCCAACCAGAGACGACCCGCGGTGAGACAGACGATGCGGCGGCAGTCTCGACCGAATCGGAGTCGACGCTCGAGACGGCCCGCCGACAGTTGTCCCACGCCGCCGACTACCTCGATATCGACCCGAGTATCGTCGAACGGCTCAAGCATCCGAAGAAGGTCCACGAGGTGACGGTCCCCATCAAACGAGACGACGGAACCGTCGAAGTCTTCAGCGGCTATCGGGCCCAGCACGATAGCGTTCGAGGTCCGTTCAAAGGCGGGCTTCGGTACCATCCCGACGTAACCAGAGACGAGTGCGTCGGACTCGGCATGTGGATGACGTGGAAATGTGCCGTCATGAACATCCCGTTCGGGGGTGCCAAGGGCGGTATCGCCATCGACCCGAAAGAGCTGAGCACGGCCGAAAAAGAGCGTCTCACTCGGCGATTCGCCCAAGAGATTCGCGACGTCATCGGTCCCAATCAAGATATTCCGGCGCCCGACATGGGGACGGATCCCCAGACGATGGCGTGGTTGATGGACGCCTACTCGATGCAGGAGGGCGAGACGATACCGGGCGTCGTCACCGGCAAGCCCCCGGTGATCGGCGGCAGCGAGGGACGTGAAGAAGCACCCGGTCGGAGCGTCGCGATTATCACGCAGCTCGTGTGCGAACACTACGACCGCCCGCTCGGGGACGCGACGGTCGCAATCCAAGGCTACGGGAGCGTCGGGGCGAACGCCGCTCGACTCCTCGACGAGTGGGGAGCGACCGTCGTCGCCATCAGCGACGTGAACGGCGCCATGTACGACCCCTCGGGTATCGATACGGCCGCGGTCCCCTCACACGACGAAGAACCCGAGGCCGTCACGACGTACGCGGACGAGGTCATCTCGAACGAGGAACTACTCACACTCGACGTCGACGTCCTCATTCCCGCGGCACTCGGGAACGTGATCACCGCCGAGAACGCAGCGGCGATCGCCGCGGATTTCGTCGTCGAAGGCGCGAACGGTCCGACGACGTCCGCGGCCGATTCGACCCTGGCGGAGCGAGATATCGCCGTGATCCCCGATATTCTCGCGAACGCCGGCGGCGTCACGGTGAGCTACTTCGAGTGGCTACAGGACATCAACCGACGAGCGTGGTCGCTCGACCGAGTGAACGACGAACTCGAAGCGGAGATGCAGACCGCCTGGAACGCCGTCCAGACGGAGTTCGAGCGTCGCGACGTCACCTGGCGGGACGCGGCCTACATCGTCGCACTGTCTCGAATCGCCGAGGCGCACGAGGCACGCGGGCTCTGGCCGTAA
- a CDS encoding rubrerythrin-like domain-containing protein, protein MRDVESEPGAETPYECFECGNIVVERNSPGQCPDCGGQMRNRRIPLE, encoded by the coding sequence ATGAGAGATGTCGAATCCGAACCCGGCGCGGAAACCCCGTACGAGTGTTTCGAGTGCGGCAACATCGTCGTCGAACGGAACAGCCCCGGTCAGTGTCCCGACTGCGGGGGGCAGATGCGAAACCGCCGAATACCGCTCGAATAG
- a CDS encoding ABC transporter permease: MLFGLILIFTFTTERFFTEGNLLDNVAKNAVTLLLVALAGTFPILQQSIDLSVESVVLLTGVVTVVLISQFGLGLAAIPLAIGVGMLAGLFNGIVFTKLKVPSFLVTLGTLSVMAGVGKIITGGSTITFRNSAIRTISTGDVLGIPNLVLWGLLIYVGTIVLAFRTKFGRYCFALGENERVVELAGAKVDRYKIYPFVLSGLLCGTAGVLLTLRISSASPNIGSGLLLPSIAAIVMGGTALTGGVGGPHRTILGVLVIAVLNNGMNLLGIDSFVQEIILGLVVVAAVALSIDREKIDVVK; encoded by the coding sequence ATGTTGTTCGGGCTGATACTCATATTCACGTTCACGACGGAGCGCTTCTTCACCGAGGGGAACCTGCTCGACAACGTGGCGAAGAACGCGGTTACGTTGCTGTTAGTGGCTCTGGCGGGGACCTTTCCCATCCTCCAGCAGAGTATCGACCTCTCGGTCGAGTCGGTCGTGCTGCTGACGGGAGTCGTAACCGTCGTCCTGATCTCGCAGTTCGGTCTGGGTCTGGCGGCCATCCCGCTCGCCATCGGCGTCGGGATGCTCGCCGGCCTGTTCAACGGCATCGTCTTCACGAAGCTCAAAGTGCCCTCGTTCCTGGTCACGCTCGGGACGCTCTCGGTGATGGCCGGAGTGGGGAAGATCATCACCGGTGGCTCAACCATCACCTTCCGGAATTCCGCCATTCGCACCATCTCGACCGGGGACGTCCTCGGTATCCCCAACCTCGTGCTCTGGGGGCTCCTCATCTACGTGGGCACCATCGTCTTGGCCTTCCGGACGAAGTTCGGCCGGTACTGCTTCGCGCTGGGTGAGAACGAACGCGTCGTTGAGTTGGCCGGTGCGAAGGTCGACCGCTACAAGATATACCCCTTCGTGCTGTCGGGACTGCTCTGCGGCACTGCCGGCGTCCTGCTGACGCTGCGCATTTCGTCGGCCTCTCCGAACATCGGGAGTGGGCTCTTACTACCCAGCATCGCCGCCATCGTCATGGGCGGGACGGCGCTGACCGGCGGCGTCGGCGGACCCCATCGGACCATTCTGGGCGTACTCGTTATCGCGGTCCTGAACAACGGGATGAACCTGCTCGGCATCGACTCGTTCGTCCAAGAGATAATCCTGGGGCTCGTGGTTGTCGCGGCGGTCGCCCTGTCGATCGACCGTGAGAAGATTGATGTGGTGAAGTAG